One Prinia subflava isolate CZ2003 ecotype Zambia chromosome 8, Cam_Psub_1.2, whole genome shotgun sequence DNA window includes the following coding sequences:
- the CCDC103 gene encoding coiled-coil domain-containing protein 103 yields MDPGMGPGMDPGMGPGMGPGMGPGMGPAGALPALERELRAALAEDERRQREGEAKLRALRQGVPDYGQFREIVLASHLKPLEKKDRLGQRRNVLWNPCAAPTKATPARAVEIPQELHQLPRTAAEFHRDWRRCLKSGTEKYQFLLELGGEALGRIFQADVGFGLLGEFLTVLAENICPGDRAAILQILQSLADTKRFGLNMALLSQAEKESSQALFRKLQGRDCQAAGQPGTPASSEAGREAHPMETPLEKEAEEERAVVELMKCYQVS; encoded by the exons ATGGATCCGGGGATGGGTCCGGGGATGGATCCGGGCATGGGTCCGGGCATGGGTCCGGGCATGGGTCCGGGCATGGGTCCGGCCGGAGCGCTCCCGGCGCTGGAGCGGGAGCTGCGGGCGGCGCTGGCGGAGGAcgagcggcggcagcgggaggGCGAGGCCAAGCTGCGGGCGCTGCGCCAGGGCGTCCCTGACTACGGCCAGTTCAG GGAGATTGTGCTGGCCTCACACCTGAAGCCTCTGGAGAAGaaggacaggctgggacagaggaggaaTGTGCTGTGGAATCCCTGTGCAGCCCCGACCAAGGCAACACCTGCCCGAGCTGTGGAGATCCCACAG GAACTGCATCAGCTGCCCAGGACTGCTGCAGAATTTCACAGAGATTGGCGCAGGTGCTTGAAAAGTGGGACAGAGAAATACCAGTTTTTGCTGGAGCTCGGAGGGGAGGCCTTGGGCAGGATCTTCCAGGCTGATGTGGGCTTTGGCCTCCTGGGGGAATTCCTGACAGTGCTGGCAGAGAACATCTGTCCCGGAGACAGAGCTGCCATCCTTCAGATCCTACAGAGCCTGGCGGACACCAAGCGCTTCGGGCTGAACATGGCTCTCCTGAGCCAGGCGGAGaaggagagcagccaggctttgttcaggaagctgcagggcagggattgtcaGGCTGCTGGCCAGCCTGGCACCCCAgccagctctgaggcagggagggaagccCATCCCATGGAGACCCCCTtggaaaaggaggctgaggaggagagggcagtggtggagctgATGAAGTGTTACCAGGTcagctga
- the EFTUD2 gene encoding 116 kDa U5 small nuclear ribonucleoprotein component: MDTDLYDEFGNYIGPELDSDDDDDELGRESKDLDELEDDDDDDDMGEHDEEHPGMEVVLHEDKKYYPTAEEVYGPEVETIVQEEDTQPLTEPIIKPVKTKKFSLMEQTLPVTVYEMDFLADLMDNSELIRNVTLCGHLHHGKTCFVDCLIEQTHPEIRKRYDQDLCYTDILFTEQERGVGIKSTPVTIVLPDTKGKSFLFNIIDTPGHVNFSDEVTAGLRISDGVVLFIDAAEGVMLNTERLIKHAVQERLAVTVCINKIDRLILELKLPPTDAYYKLRHIVDEVNGLISMYSTDENLVLSPLLGNVCFSSSQYSICFTLGSFAKIYADTYGDINYQEFAKRLWGDIYFNPKTRKFTKKAPTSSSQRSFVEFILEPLYKILAQVVGDVDTTLPRTLDELGIHLTKEELKLNIRPLLRLVCKKFFGEFTGFVDMCVQHIPSPKVGAKTKIEHTYTGGVDSDLGEAMSECDPDGPLMCHTTKMYSTDDGVQFHAFGRVLSGTIHAGQPVKVLGENYTLEDEEDSQICTVGRLWISVARYHIEVNRVPAGNWVLIEGVDQPIVKTATVTEPRGNEEAQIFRPLKFNTTSVIKIAVEPVNPSELPKMLDGLRKVNKSYPSLTTKVEESGEHVILGTGELYLDCVMHDLRKMYSEIDIKVADPVVTFCETVVETSSLKCFAETPNKKNKITMIAEPLEKGLAEDIENEVVQITWNRKKLGEFFQTKYDWDLLAARSIWAFGPDATGPNILVDDTLPSEVDKSLLGSVKDSIVQGFQWGTREGPLCDELIRNVKFKILDAVIAQEPLHRGGGQIIPTARRVVYSAFLMATPRLMEPYYFVEVQAPADCVSAVYTVLARRRGHVTQDAPIPGSPLYTIKAFIPAIDSFGFETDLRTHTQGQAFSLSVFHHWQIVPGDPLDKSIVIRPLEPQPAPHLAREFMIKTRRRKGLSEDVSISKFFDDPMLLELAKQDVVLNYPM; the protein is encoded by the exons ATGGACACCGACCTGTACGACGAGTTTGGGAACTACATCGGGCCCGAGTTGGACTCGGACGATGACGACGACGAGCTGGGCCGAGAGTCCAAAGACCTGGACGAG ctggaggatgatgatgatgacgatgaCATGGGGGAGCACGACGAGGAGCACCCCGGGATGGAGGTGGTGCTGCACGAGGACAAGAAGTACTACCCCACAGCAGAGGAGGTCTATGGGCCTGAGGTGGAGACCATCGTGCAGGAGGAGGACACACAGCCACTCACTG AGCCCATTATTAAACCTGTGAAAACCAAGAAGTTCTCCCTGATGGAGCAGACACTGCCAGTCACTGTCTACGAGATGGA CTTCCTGGCAGATCTGATGGACAACTCGGAGCTGATCCGGAATGTGACCCTGTGTGGGCACCTGCACCACGGCAAG ACGTGTTTTGTTGACTGCCTGATAGAGCAGACGCACCCGGAAATCCGGAAGCGCTACGACCAGGAT CTCTGCTACACTGATATATTGTTCACAGAGCAGGAG AGGGGGGTGGGGATCAAGAGCACCCCAGTGACGATTGTCCTACCAGACACCAAAGGAAAGTCTTTCCTCTTCAACATCATTGACACTCCAG GTCACGTGAACTTCTCTGACGAGGTGACAGCCGGCCTTCGCATCTCGGACGGCGTCGTGCTCTTCATCGACGCGGCCGAGGGG GTGATGCTGAACACGGAGAGGCTGATCAAGCACGCGGTTCAGGAGAGGCTGGCAGTGACTGTGTGCATCAACAAGATCGACAGACTCATCCTGGAGCTGAAACTGCCCCCCACAGATGCTTATTACAAACTCAGACACATCGTGGATGAAGTTAATGGGCTGATCAG caTGTATTCCACCGACGAGAACCTCGTGCTGTCTCCCCTTCTGGGGAACGTGTGCTTCTCCAGCTCTCAGTACAGCATCTGCTTCACACTGGGGTCTTTTGCAAAGATTTATGCAGACACATATG gAGACATCAATTACCAGGAGTTTGCGAAGCGGCTTTGGGGTGACATCTACTTCAATCCGAAGAC CCGCAAGTTCACCAAAAAGGCCCCGACGAGCAGCTCCCAGCGCAGCTTTGTGGAGTTCATTCTGGAACCCCTGTACAAGATCTTGGCTCAG GTGGTGGGGGATGTGGACACGACCCTGCCCAGGACTCTGGATGAACTTGGCATCCACCTGACCAAAGAGGAATTGAAACTGAACATCCGGCCCCTCCTGCGGCTCGTCTGCAAGAAGTTCTTTGGGGAGTTCACAG GCTTTGTGGACATGTGTGTGCAGCACATCCCCTCCCCAAAAGTGGGGGCCAAGACCAAAATTGAGCACACCTACACCGGCGGTGTCGACTCCGACCTGGGGGAGGCCATGAGCGAGTGTGACCCTGAC GGTCCCTTGATGTGTCACACAACCAAAATGTACAGCACTGATGATGGTGTGCAGTTCCACGCCTTTGGCAGGGTGCTCAGTGGCACCATCCACGCTGGGCAGCCTGTGAAGGTCCTTGGGGAGAACTACACCCTGGAAGATGAGGAGGATTCCCAGATCTGCACCGTGGGACGCCTCTGGATCTCAGTTGCAAG GTATCACATTGAGGTGAACAGGGTTCCTGCTGGCAACTGGGTGCTGATCGAGGGCGTGGACCAGCCCATAGTGAAGACGGCGACTGTGACGGAGCCGCGGGGCAATGAGGAG GCTCAGATCTTCCGTCCCTTGAAGTTCAACACCACATCTGTTATCAAAATAGCTGTGGAGCCAGTGAACCCCTCAGAGCTCCCCAAAATGTTGGATGGTCTCCGCAAAGTCAACAAGAGCTACCCCTCACTTACAACTAAG GTGGAAGAGTCTGGGGAGCACGTGATCCTGGGAACAGGAGAGCTGTACCTGGACTGTGTGATGCACGATCTGCGGAAGATGTATTCCGAGATTGACATCAAG GTGGCTGATCCAGTGGTGACATTCTGTGAGACAGTGGTGGAAACATCCTCCCTGAAGTGCTTTGCTGAGACACCCAACAAGAA GAACAAGATCACGATGATTGCTGAGCCCCTGGAGAAGGGGCTGGCGGAGGACATTGAGAATGAAGTGGTGCAGATAACATGGAACAG AAAGAAGCTGGGTGAATTCTTCCAGACCAAATACGACTGGGATTTGCTGGCTGCCCGTTCCATCTGGGCCTTTGGGCCAGACGCCACTGGCCCAAACATCCTGGTAGATGACACACTGCCCTCAGAG GTGGACAAGTCTCTGCTGGGCTCGGTGAAGGACAGCATCGTGCAGGGCTTCCAGTGGGGGACCAGGGAAGGGCCCCTCTGTGATGAAT TGATCCGCAATGTGAAGTTCAAGATCCTGGACGCGGTGATTGCTCAGGAGCCCTTGCACAGGGGCGGAGGGCAGATCATCCCCACGGCCCGCAGGGTCGTGTACTCCGCCTTCCTCATG GCCACCCCCCGCCTGATGGAGCCCTACTACTTCGTGGAGGTTCAGGCTCCTGCCGACTGCGTGTCCGCCGTGTACACGGTGCTGGCCCGGCGCAG AGGCCACGTGACCCAGGATGCTCCGATCCCAGGCTCTCCCCTCTACACCATCAAAGCCTTCATCCCAGCCATCGATTCCTTTGGGTTTGAGACAGACTTGAGGACCCACACGCAGGGACAagccttctctctctctgtcttccaCCACTGGCAG ATTGTGCCTGGTGACCCCTTGGACAAGAGCATCGTCATCCGGCCGCTGGAGCCGCAGCCAGCCCCACACCTGGCCAGGGAGTTCATGATCAAGACCAGGCGTAGGAAG GGCCTGAGTGAGGATGTGAGCATCAGCAAGTTCTTCGACGACCCCATGTTGCTGGAACTGGCCAAGCAAGACGTCGTTCTCAACTACCCCATGTGa